The Kiritimatiellaceae bacterium genome contains a region encoding:
- the purH gene encoding bifunctional phosphoribosylaminoimidazolecarboxamide formyltransferase/IMP cyclohydrolase produces MTKITRALLSVSDKAGIVEFAKALAARGVELLSTGGTAKALRDAGITVKDVSEFTGFPEMLDGRVKTLTPQVHAGLLHLRDSEEHMATMKKHGLQPIDLVCVNLYPFEATIAKAGVPLHEAIEQIDIGGPTMIRSAAKNMKFVTVITDPADYARVLESMDANGGGTTEELRFELGQKVFARTAAYDATIAGYLAGQMKTAAPRPFVKTAANGVELRYGENAHQKAWLYTNPLSDEACIAHTDVLHGKEMSYNNYVDGEGALEAVKELSGKPGVAVIKHTNPCGFATGATLAEAFEAAWNGDPVSAFGSVIAVTQKVDMATAELLKGRFIEALIAPDFEPAALELLKAKSKNIRLLKLRKPMSKAAPRKMIKDINGGILVQDVDTDAIAEWKDVTKTAFDQSKRALAEFGIAAAKHTKSNAIMVVQEYKPGQFRVLGMGAGQPNRVDSLRKLAVPKAVENLKLQNPKITEAEIAKTIGECVFVSEAFFPFADSIDEAHAVGARFIVQPGGSIRDDEVIAACDKYGIAMAFTGMRHFKH; encoded by the coding sequence ATGACAAAGATTACACGGGCGCTGTTGAGCGTCTCAGACAAAGCCGGAATTGTTGAATTTGCCAAGGCGCTGGCCGCGCGCGGCGTCGAACTGCTTTCAACCGGCGGAACCGCCAAAGCGTTGCGCGACGCGGGCATTACCGTCAAAGATGTCTCCGAGTTTACCGGCTTCCCGGAAATGCTCGACGGCCGCGTCAAGACGCTGACGCCGCAGGTTCACGCTGGTCTGCTTCATTTGCGCGACAGCGAAGAGCACATGGCCACGATGAAAAAGCACGGCCTTCAGCCGATCGATCTGGTTTGCGTGAATCTCTATCCGTTCGAAGCCACCATCGCTAAAGCCGGCGTACCGCTGCACGAAGCCATTGAGCAGATCGATATCGGCGGCCCAACGATGATCCGTTCCGCTGCCAAAAACATGAAGTTTGTTACCGTCATCACCGATCCGGCTGACTACGCCCGCGTTCTCGAATCCATGGATGCCAACGGCGGCGGCACGACCGAAGAACTTCGCTTCGAACTCGGCCAGAAAGTTTTCGCCCGCACGGCGGCCTACGACGCCACGATTGCCGGGTATCTTGCCGGACAGATGAAGACCGCCGCGCCGCGCCCGTTCGTTAAAACCGCCGCCAATGGCGTCGAACTGCGCTACGGCGAAAACGCCCACCAGAAAGCGTGGCTCTACACCAATCCGCTTTCGGACGAAGCCTGCATCGCCCACACCGATGTCCTGCACGGCAAGGAAATGAGCTATAACAACTATGTGGACGGCGAAGGGGCGCTCGAAGCGGTTAAAGAACTTTCCGGCAAGCCCGGCGTGGCGGTGATCAAGCACACCAATCCGTGCGGATTCGCCACCGGCGCGACGCTGGCCGAAGCCTTCGAAGCCGCCTGGAACGGCGACCCCGTTTCCGCTTTCGGTTCCGTGATTGCGGTAACGCAGAAAGTCGATATGGCGACCGCTGAACTTCTGAAAGGCCGCTTTATCGAAGCATTGATTGCGCCGGATTTCGAACCTGCCGCGCTCGAACTGCTCAAAGCCAAGAGCAAAAATATCCGTCTGCTCAAACTGCGCAAGCCGATGTCTAAAGCCGCGCCGCGTAAAATGATCAAAGATATCAACGGCGGCATTCTGGTGCAGGATGTGGACACCGACGCAATTGCCGAGTGGAAGGACGTTACGAAGACCGCGTTTGATCAATCCAAGCGGGCGCTGGCCGAATTCGGTATCGCCGCCGCCAAGCATACCAAGTCGAATGCCATCATGGTGGTGCAGGAATACAAGCCGGGACAGTTCCGTGTGCTCGGTATGGGCGCCGGTCAGCCGAACCGTGTAGATTCGCTGCGCAAGCTGGCCGTTCCGAAAGCAGTTGAAAATCTGAAGCTCCAGAACCCGAAAATCACTGAAGCTGAAATCGCCAAAACCATCGGCGAATGCGTATTTGTTTCCGAAGCGTTCTTTCCGTTCGCCGACAGCATCGACGAAGCCCACGCCGTCGGCGCGCGCTTTATCGTTCAGCCCGGCGGCTCGATCCGCGACGACGAAGTCATCGCCGCCTGCGACAAATACGGCATCGCGATGGCGTTTACCGGAATGAGACATTTTAAACATTAG
- a CDS encoding phosphomannomutase/phosphoglucomutase: protein MAQTWFKLQNGSDVRGVALEGVLGEPVTLTPEIVRPIGYAFAQWLAEKKGVPTDHLKVVVGNDSRLSAEKIKMAVFQGLEKAGCKMADSGLSSTPAMFMATVFENHAYDGSIMLTASHLPFNRNGLKFFTRDGGLEKADIKKILTIATEAGSATFKPVKKVVKINLMDDYSASLVAAIRKGAGQGDKPLAGLKIIVDAGNGGGGFFVDQVLKPLGANTKGSQFLEPDGSFPNHAPNPEDDVAMAAIIDAVKNNQADLGIIFDTDVDRAGAVDKNGAPINRSRFIALMASIVLEEHPGSVIVTDSITSTGLKYWIEEKLGGVHHRFKRGYKNVINESVRLNSEGKESWLAMETSGHGALKENYFLDDGAYQIAKVLIKVAQLHAAGKGSVDELLAGVPEPKEVREFRAKIKAEDFGAYGGDVLKKFEQFVADEPGWSLTPNNYEGIHVTVDAAHGNGWALLRKSLHDPVLPLNIESEEDSGVAKIAARMKVFLSQFDQLELPKIW from the coding sequence ATGGCCCAAACATGGTTTAAGCTTCAAAACGGTAGTGATGTGCGCGGCGTTGCGCTTGAGGGCGTACTCGGCGAGCCGGTCACGCTGACACCCGAAATCGTTCGTCCGATCGGCTATGCCTTCGCGCAGTGGCTGGCGGAAAAGAAAGGCGTTCCGACCGATCATCTCAAAGTCGTCGTCGGCAACGACTCCCGGCTTTCAGCGGAAAAAATCAAAATGGCGGTTTTTCAGGGATTGGAAAAGGCTGGTTGCAAAATGGCCGACAGCGGACTCTCTTCAACGCCTGCCATGTTTATGGCGACGGTTTTTGAAAACCACGCCTACGACGGTTCGATTATGCTGACGGCTAGTCACCTGCCGTTCAACCGCAACGGGCTGAAATTTTTCACTCGCGACGGCGGACTCGAAAAGGCCGATATCAAAAAGATTCTGACCATCGCCACGGAGGCTGGCTCGGCCACCTTCAAGCCGGTGAAGAAAGTCGTGAAGATCAATCTGATGGACGATTACTCCGCGTCGCTGGTCGCTGCGATTCGCAAGGGCGCGGGGCAAGGCGATAAACCGCTGGCCGGACTGAAAATTATTGTCGATGCCGGTAACGGCGGCGGCGGATTTTTTGTGGACCAAGTGCTGAAGCCGCTGGGCGCGAATACCAAAGGTAGTCAGTTTCTCGAGCCGGACGGTTCGTTCCCGAACCACGCGCCGAATCCGGAAGATGACGTTGCGATGGCGGCGATCATTGACGCCGTTAAAAACAATCAGGCAGATCTCGGCATCATTTTCGACACGGACGTGGATCGCGCCGGCGCGGTCGATAAAAACGGCGCGCCGATCAACCGCAGCCGCTTTATCGCGCTGATGGCTTCCATCGTACTCGAAGAGCATCCCGGCTCGGTCATCGTGACCGATTCCATTACCTCGACCGGTTTGAAATACTGGATCGAAGAAAAACTCGGCGGCGTTCACCACCGCTTCAAACGCGGCTACAAGAACGTCATCAACGAATCCGTTCGGCTGAACAGCGAAGGTAAAGAGTCGTGGCTGGCGATGGAAACTTCCGGCCACGGCGCGCTGAAAGAAAACTATTTTCTCGATGACGGCGCGTACCAGATTGCCAAAGTGCTGATCAAAGTCGCACAGCTCCATGCCGCCGGTAAAGGTTCGGTGGACGAACTGCTGGCCGGTGTGCCGGAGCCGAAGGAAGTCCGCGAGTTCCGCGCGAAAATCAAAGCGGAAGATTTCGGTGCCTACGGCGGCGACGTGCTCAAAAAGTTTGAGCAGTTTGTGGCTGACGAACCGGGCTGGTCGCTTACGCCGAATAACTACGAAGGCATTCATGTGACGGTTGACGCGGCGCACGGCAACGGCTGGGCGCTGTTGCGTAAATCGCTGCACGATCCGGTGCTGCCGCTGAACATCGAAAGCGAAGAAGATAGCGGCGTGGCTAAAATCGCCGCGCGGATGAAAGTTTTCCTGTCGCAGTTCGATCAGCTCGAACTGCCGAAAATTTGGTAA
- a CDS encoding SDR family oxidoreductase → MSRTVLVTGATRGIGREVTKQLCEQGFTVFATGRDQQLLDDLKKETGCLGAVCDLADSDAVVALYATAQKALGQIDVLINNAGFNPGKEPLTKVDVARIDASYAVNLRAPYLLCREALKEMSARKSGHILNVVSTVARTSLENYSTYSTMKYALHGFTLCLIKEARQFGVKVTGVYPGGTDTDFRTEERPDYMRPESAAQMIVHCINAPADVVVHELVCRPMIESNF, encoded by the coding sequence ATGAGCCGGACGGTGCTGGTGACTGGAGCGACGCGCGGCATCGGGCGCGAGGTGACGAAGCAACTCTGCGAGCAGGGATTTACTGTTTTTGCCACCGGACGCGATCAGCAGTTACTGGACGATCTGAAAAAAGAAACCGGCTGTCTCGGCGCGGTTTGTGATCTGGCGGATTCAGATGCAGTCGTCGCTTTGTACGCGACGGCGCAGAAGGCCCTCGGACAGATTGATGTGCTGATCAACAACGCAGGCTTTAATCCCGGCAAAGAACCGCTGACGAAAGTAGATGTCGCCCGGATCGATGCTTCATATGCCGTTAACTTGCGTGCGCCGTATTTGCTCTGCCGCGAAGCGCTCAAGGAAATGAGTGCGCGCAAAAGCGGCCATATTCTGAATGTGGTCAGCACGGTCGCCCGCACCAGTCTGGAAAACTATTCGACGTACAGCACGATGAAGTATGCGCTGCACGGCTTTACACTTTGCCTGATTAAAGAGGCGCGGCAGTTTGGTGTTAAGGTCACCGGCGTTTATCCCGGCGGAACCGATACCGATTTCCGGACGGAAGAGCGTCCGGACTATATGCGGCCGGAATCCGCCGCGCAGATGATCGTTCATTGCATCAATGCACCGGCGGATGTGGTGGTACACGAACTGGTTTGCAGGCCGATGATTGAATCAAACTTCTGA
- a CDS encoding Gfo/Idh/MocA family oxidoreductase — translation MSFRWGIIGCGGIAHAFARGIQSLPGTELVAVASKSLRRAQDFGLEHSVPQAYGDYEEMLTSESLDAVYIATTHNFHYENAKLCLNHGHSVLCEKAFTVNAKQAAELIALARTKNLFLMEAMWTRFLPCIVKLRELLADGAIGDVTHLKASFGIRTKKLLPWQRMRSKKLAGGALLDLGIYPVSFARMVFGRPPAEITSRAKIGWTGVDETSEYFFSYPNGARAELFASFRKAVPHDAVLTGTKGSIHIPNFFHPHRMTITRHGAAPETLEIPYAPTGYQYEAVEVAACLNDGRIESAVMPLAETIEIMRTLDTLRAQWKMKYPGE, via the coding sequence ATGAGTTTTCGTTGGGGAATTATCGGTTGCGGCGGAATTGCACATGCTTTCGCCCGCGGAATACAGTCGCTGCCCGGCACGGAACTGGTTGCCGTTGCGTCAAAATCGTTAAGACGGGCGCAGGATTTCGGTCTTGAACACAGCGTGCCGCAGGCCTATGGCGATTACGAAGAAATGCTGACCAGCGAAAGTCTGGACGCGGTGTATATCGCCACCACGCATAACTTTCATTACGAGAACGCCAAACTCTGTCTGAATCACGGACATTCGGTGCTGTGCGAAAAAGCCTTCACTGTGAATGCCAAACAAGCGGCGGAACTGATTGCGCTGGCGCGGACAAAAAACCTTTTCCTGATGGAAGCGATGTGGACGCGGTTTTTGCCTTGTATCGTCAAGCTGCGCGAGCTGCTCGCTGATGGCGCGATTGGTGATGTGACGCACTTGAAAGCCTCCTTTGGCATTCGCACAAAGAAATTGCTTCCGTGGCAGCGCATGCGAAGTAAAAAACTGGCGGGCGGCGCGCTCCTTGATCTCGGTATCTATCCGGTTTCCTTTGCCCGTATGGTATTTGGTCGTCCGCCGGCGGAAATCACCAGCCGCGCGAAGATCGGCTGGACCGGCGTGGATGAAACCTCAGAATATTTTTTCAGTTATCCGAACGGCGCCCGCGCCGAACTGTTTGCTTCGTTCCGGAAAGCCGTGCCGCACGATGCCGTGCTGACCGGTACAAAGGGATCGATTCATATACCTAATTTCTTTCATCCGCATCGCATGACCATCACCCGTCATGGTGCCGCGCCGGAAACGCTGGAAATACCTTATGCACCGACCGGCTACCAGTATGAAGCCGTCGAAGTTGCCGCCTGTCTGAATGACGGACGTATCGAAAGCGCCGTGATGCCGCTCGCCGAAACCATCGAAATCATGCGGACGCTCGACACGCTTCGTGCTCAGTGGAAGATGAAATATCCCGGCGAATAA
- a CDS encoding phosphoribosylformylglycinamidine synthase, whose product MIYRIEIGLKQGVPDARGRGVIGRAKSALGMKIKACQTRDVYKVDANIKRAEAKAVQLGFADAVVARSALGRLKAPGTFDWMLEIGFKPGVTDNVGRTARGAMADILGRELAWEEQVYTSLQYFLKGDLTREDILHLGKDLLANTLIQTIQVFSKEEWLAAEPDLTVPAFTDHQEIKVNVIELPDDDAALMKISSDGILSLSLDELRVIRNHYLSDSVKAHRAELGMPVWPTDVELECIAQTWSEHCSHKVFAGTIEYKDEETGKEEIINSLYKTYVKASTKKVAEKIDWLVSVFTDNAGVIKFNEDLHLVYKVETHNSPSALDPFGGSMTGIVGVNRDPMGTGMGAQLVSNVWGYCLGSPFYDKEIPAGLMHPRRIRDGVHDGVIAGGNESGVPYSRGFECFDERYLGKPLVYCGTMGTLPVNVGGRPSERKEIKVGDWTVMCGGRIGKDGIHGATFSSEELRTESPAQAVQIGDPLTQRKLYEFLMEARDLGLFRCITDNGAGGISCSFGEMGKYSGGCECELKDAPLKYEGLQPWEILVSEAQERMTLAVQPECRDAFEKLAKQRDVEAAFMGKYNDSGYFTVKYDGKVVASLDMNFLYETGCPKLHMKGVWKKPEIPVPEKARGGNRTKSLRQMMGRLNICSREYKSRIYDGEVKGLSVVKPFVGVNADVPSDATVMRIEYNKDRGAILAEGINPWFSDIDTYHMTASVIDESIRRVISVGGRLDRIAILDNFCWPDPVQSPKTPDGEYKMAQLVRSNKALYDYTIAFGTPAVSGKDSCKNDSTRGGKKISIPPTLLISSIGQIDDVRKAVTMPLKEAGSLIYMVGVTKNELGASEWNRMLAEEQGSPWNYGGDVPTVDAKAALAIYRAMNQAADQGILLSSHTPSKGGLAVGFALICMGGGLGAEIDLAKVPTPGKRKLKDDQILFSESNSRFIVSVKPENVARFESLFANLPVAQIGTVTADKKLIVKGVKGATRIDTDLEMLRKPFKKTLYGI is encoded by the coding sequence ATGATTTACCGTATTGAAATCGGACTGAAACAGGGTGTACCGGATGCACGCGGACGCGGCGTGATCGGCCGGGCGAAAAGTGCGCTCGGCATGAAGATTAAAGCCTGCCAGACGCGCGACGTTTATAAAGTGGACGCCAATATTAAGCGCGCCGAAGCGAAAGCCGTTCAGCTCGGCTTTGCCGATGCTGTAGTCGCCCGTTCCGCCCTTGGCCGTCTGAAAGCGCCTGGAACTTTCGACTGGATGCTTGAAATCGGCTTCAAGCCGGGCGTGACCGATAACGTCGGGCGCACCGCCCGCGGCGCGATGGCCGATATTCTCGGCCGCGAACTGGCGTGGGAAGAGCAGGTTTACACCTCACTTCAGTATTTCCTCAAAGGCGACCTGACCCGCGAAGATATTTTGCATCTCGGCAAAGACCTGCTGGCCAATACGCTGATTCAGACCATTCAGGTTTTTTCCAAAGAAGAATGGCTGGCCGCCGAGCCTGACCTGACCGTTCCGGCCTTTACCGATCATCAGGAAATCAAAGTCAACGTCATCGAGCTGCCGGACGACGATGCCGCGCTGATGAAGATTTCCAGCGACGGCATCCTGTCGCTCTCACTCGACGAACTGCGCGTGATCCGTAATCACTACTTGAGTGATTCTGTGAAAGCCCATCGCGCCGAACTCGGCATGCCCGTCTGGCCGACCGACGTCGAACTGGAGTGTATCGCCCAGACCTGGTCGGAGCACTGCTCTCACAAGGTGTTTGCCGGAACGATCGAATACAAGGACGAAGAAACCGGCAAAGAAGAGATCATCAACTCGCTCTACAAAACCTATGTCAAAGCTTCGACGAAGAAGGTGGCTGAGAAAATCGACTGGCTGGTTTCGGTCTTCACCGACAACGCGGGCGTAATCAAATTTAACGAAGACCTCCATCTGGTCTATAAAGTTGAAACCCACAACTCGCCGTCGGCGCTCGATCCGTTCGGCGGTTCGATGACCGGTATTGTCGGCGTCAACCGCGACCCGATGGGCACCGGTATGGGTGCGCAGCTGGTTTCCAACGTCTGGGGCTACTGCCTCGGCTCGCCGTTCTATGATAAAGAAATTCCCGCCGGCCTGATGCATCCGCGCCGCATTCGCGACGGCGTGCACGACGGCGTAATCGCCGGCGGCAACGAATCGGGCGTTCCGTACAGCCGCGGCTTTGAATGTTTTGACGAGCGCTACCTCGGCAAGCCGCTGGTTTATTGCGGCACGATGGGAACCCTGCCGGTCAACGTCGGCGGACGTCCTTCCGAGCGTAAAGAAATCAAGGTCGGCGACTGGACTGTCATGTGCGGCGGCCGTATCGGCAAAGACGGTATTCACGGCGCAACCTTTTCATCCGAAGAACTCCGCACGGAATCGCCGGCGCAGGCGGTGCAGATCGGCGACCCGCTCACCCAGCGCAAGCTCTACGAATTCCTGATGGAAGCGCGCGACCTCGGTCTCTTCCGCTGTATCACCGACAACGGCGCGGGCGGCATTTCCTGCTCGTTCGGCGAAATGGGCAAATATTCCGGCGGCTGCGAGTGCGAACTCAAAGACGCGCCGCTCAAATATGAAGGACTCCAGCCGTGGGAAATTCTGGTTTCCGAAGCGCAGGAGCGCATGACGCTGGCCGTGCAACCCGAATGCCGCGACGCGTTTGAAAAATTGGCCAAACAACGCGATGTCGAAGCCGCCTTTATGGGCAAATACAACGACTCTGGCTACTTCACCGTGAAGTACGACGGCAAAGTGGTCGCCAGTCTCGACATGAATTTCCTCTACGAAACCGGCTGTCCGAAACTCCACATGAAGGGCGTCTGGAAGAAACCCGAAATTCCGGTGCCGGAAAAAGCGCGCGGCGGAAACCGCACCAAATCGCTCCGGCAGATGATGGGCCGCCTGAACATTTGCTCTCGCGAATACAAGAGCCGTATCTACGACGGCGAGGTCAAAGGTCTTTCCGTGGTGAAACCGTTTGTCGGCGTCAACGCCGACGTGCCGTCCGACGCGACGGTCATGCGCATTGAATACAACAAGGATCGCGGCGCAATTCTGGCCGAAGGGATCAATCCGTGGTTTTCCGATATCGACACCTACCACATGACCGCATCGGTCATCGACGAATCAATTCGCCGCGTCATCAGCGTTGGCGGACGGCTCGACCGCATCGCCATTCTCGATAACTTCTGCTGGCCCGATCCGGTGCAGTCACCCAAGACGCCCGACGGTGAATACAAGATGGCACAGCTCGTCCGCTCCAACAAAGCGCTCTACGACTACACCATCGCGTTCGGCACGCCGGCGGTTTCCGGTAAGGACTCCTGCAAGAACGACTCGACGCGCGGCGGTAAGAAAATCTCCATTCCGCCGACGCTTCTCATCTCCTCGATCGGTCAGATCGATGACGTGCGTAAGGCCGTTACCATGCCGCTGAAAGAAGCGGGCAGTTTGATCTACATGGTCGGCGTGACGAAGAACGAGCTCGGCGCTTCGGAGTGGAACCGCATGCTTGCTGAAGAGCAGGGCAGTCCGTGGAACTACGGCGGCGACGTGCCGACCGTGGATGCCAAAGCCGCGCTGGCGATTTACCGCGCGATGAATCAGGCGGCTGATCAGGGAATTCTGCTTTCGTCGCATACGCCGTCGAAAGGCGGACTGGCTGTCGGCTTCGCACTCATCTGTATGGGCGGCGGACTCGGCGCGGAAATCGATCTCGCGAAAGTTCCGACCCCTGGAAAGCGAAAACTCAAAGACGACCAGATTCTCTTCTCGGAATCCAACAGCCGTTTCATCGTTTCGGTAAAACCGGAAAACGTCGCACGGTTTGAATCGCTGTTCGCCAACCTGCCGGTCGCGCAGATCGGAACCGTCACCGCCGACAAAAAGCTGATCGTCAAAGGCGTTAAAGGTGCAACGCGCATCGACACCGATCTCGAAATGCTCCGCAAACCGTTCAAGAAAACGCTCTACGGCATTTAA
- the pabB gene encoding aminodeoxychorismate synthase component I, with translation MNVLLQHGNGWLRFAEPVEVLTARTSDEVYECLKKIETSGLWAAGFVSYEASVTFDDALKTHVQGGLPLLQFGLFKNVEQTSLSAQMHRQGCLRHYQLGEWKPSVSRGEYGEAITKIKEHIAAGDTYQVNYTFRLNAEFSGSPFDFFCDLAAAQQGRYAAFIETDEFAICSASPELFFELNDGVITSRPMKGTKSRALTAVADRAAAEALKNSAKDCAENIMIVDMIRNDIGRIAEAGSVETVSRFDVEKYPTVWQLTSTVRGQALTFAKQQKSRPDPLPVFRALFPCASITGAPKAKTMEIIRSLEKSPRGVYTGAIGFIAPDGAAQFSVAIRTAVVDRINGSVEYGIGGGIVWDSNPEDEYREALSKAAILTKKMPEFQLLETMRWENGEIFLLERHLKRLAESAEYFDFECDLANIRSALNECCRPGDPTGRTPCEGTRPTKIRLLLNQSGAFEVQTSEIQRGEGTASTLAIAKEPVDSGDVFLYHKTTNRAVYEKAKADFPEANDVLLFNERGEVTESCIANVVIELDGRKVTPPVSCGLLAGTFRDDLLERGEICEQVITLDDLKRADAICLINSVRKWRKVSVNWAAL, from the coding sequence ATGAATGTTTTGCTCCAGCACGGAAACGGCTGGCTTCGATTTGCGGAGCCGGTCGAAGTGCTGACGGCGCGCACATCGGATGAAGTTTATGAATGTCTGAAGAAAATCGAAACCAGCGGACTGTGGGCCGCTGGCTTTGTTTCCTACGAAGCCTCCGTCACGTTTGATGATGCGCTGAAAACTCATGTGCAGGGCGGGCTGCCGCTTTTGCAGTTCGGGCTGTTTAAAAATGTGGAGCAGACATCCCTGTCTGCTCAAATGCACAGGCAAGGATGCCTGCGCCACTATCAGCTTGGTGAGTGGAAGCCATCGGTGTCGCGGGGCGAATACGGCGAGGCGATCACGAAGATCAAAGAGCACATCGCGGCAGGCGATACCTATCAGGTCAATTATACCTTCCGGCTGAACGCGGAATTTTCCGGTTCGCCGTTCGACTTTTTCTGTGATCTGGCCGCCGCCCAGCAGGGCCGCTACGCTGCATTCATTGAAACGGATGAGTTTGCGATTTGTTCGGCGTCGCCGGAACTTTTCTTCGAACTCAACGACGGCGTGATTACTTCCCGGCCGATGAAGGGAACTAAGTCCCGTGCGCTGACGGCGGTAGCCGACCGCGCCGCCGCCGAAGCGTTGAAGAATTCGGCGAAGGACTGCGCGGAAAACATCATGATCGTCGATATGATCCGTAACGATATCGGCCGCATCGCCGAGGCCGGTTCGGTCGAAACGGTTAGCCGGTTCGATGTAGAAAAATATCCAACCGTCTGGCAGTTGACTTCCACCGTACGGGGTCAGGCCTTGACTTTTGCTAAACAGCAAAAGTCAAGGCCTGACCCCCTCCCGGTATTTAGGGCGCTGTTTCCTTGTGCGTCCATCACCGGTGCGCCGAAGGCGAAGACGATGGAGATTATCCGGAGTTTGGAAAAGTCGCCGCGCGGTGTTTATACCGGTGCAATCGGGTTTATCGCGCCGGACGGCGCGGCACAGTTCAGCGTAGCAATCCGTACAGCCGTAGTGGATCGGATTAATGGATCGGTGGAGTATGGGATTGGTGGAGGAATTGTGTGGGATTCCAATCCGGAAGATGAATATCGCGAGGCGTTGTCCAAGGCGGCGATCTTGACGAAGAAGATGCCAGAGTTCCAGCTTCTGGAAACAATGCGTTGGGAAAATGGAGAAATCTTTTTGCTGGAGCGGCATTTAAAGCGGCTGGCGGAGTCGGCTGAGTATTTTGATTTTGAATGTGATCTGGCAAATATCCGTAGCGCATTGAATGAATGCTGTAGGCCCGGTGACCCCACCGGGCGGACGCCGTGTGAGGGCACACGGCCTACAAAGATTCGCCTGTTATTAAACCAGAGCGGTGCATTTGAAGTTCAGACCTCTGAAATACAACGCGGTGAGGGCACCGCGTCTACGTTGGCGATCGCGAAAGAGCCGGTCGATTCCGGCGATGTGTTTCTTTATCACAAGACGACGAACCGCGCTGTTTACGAAAAAGCGAAGGCCGATTTCCCTGAGGCTAACGATGTTCTGCTGTTCAATGAGCGCGGCGAGGTGACGGAGAGTTGTATTGCCAATGTGGTGATCGAGCTGGATGGACGCAAGGTGACTCCGCCGGTTTCCTGCGGATTATTGGCAGGGACGTTTCGCGATGACCTGCTCGAACGGGGTGAAATCTGCGAGCAGGTTATAACATTGGATGATCTCAAGCGTGCAGATGCAATCTGCCTGATAAATTCTGTTCGCAAATGGCGGAAGGTTTCTGTTAACTGGGCGGCCTTATGA
- a CDS encoding phosphoribosylformylglycinamidine synthase subunit PurQ, giving the protein MKPKILIITGYGVNCEAESARAWELAGGEPVKVHLNDLLDNPAQMRGFQGLMFIGGFSYGDHMTSGHVFALRVKHHLREELQKFIDDKKIILGVCNGFQTMTKIGLLPGLNGEYFAPKVSLMQNDCGHFQNFWVNLKFEAKSPCIFTKGFDTMPLPVRHGEGKIFTTDKTVIEQIESLGCAAARYADGFGSPTMDFPANPNGSLNAIAGLCDPTGRIFGLMPHPEAYLFPENHPNWDIQKLNGTLPAQGLGLKFFENGVKYLAGK; this is encoded by the coding sequence ATGAAACCTAAGATTTTGATTATTACGGGCTACGGCGTGAACTGTGAAGCGGAGTCGGCGCGGGCATGGGAGCTGGCAGGCGGCGAACCGGTTAAGGTTCATCTGAATGACCTGCTGGACAATCCGGCGCAGATGCGCGGCTTTCAGGGGTTGATGTTCATCGGCGGCTTTTCCTACGGCGACCACATGACCAGCGGCCACGTTTTTGCCCTGCGGGTGAAACATCATCTGCGCGAAGAACTCCAGAAGTTTATCGACGATAAGAAAATCATCCTCGGCGTCTGCAACGGTTTCCAGACCATGACGAAGATCGGTCTGCTTCCAGGGCTGAACGGCGAATACTTTGCGCCGAAGGTGTCGCTGATGCAGAACGACTGCGGCCACTTTCAGAATTTCTGGGTCAACCTGAAGTTTGAGGCCAAGTCGCCGTGCATCTTCACTAAAGGATTCGACACGATGCCGCTGCCGGTCCGCCACGGCGAAGGCAAGATTTTCACCACCGACAAGACGGTGATTGAACAGATCGAATCGCTCGGCTGCGCCGCCGCGCGCTATGCGGACGGCTTCGGCAGTCCGACCATGGACTTTCCGGCCAATCCGAACGGCTCGCTCAATGCGATTGCCGGACTATGCGACCCGACCGGACGCATCTTCGGCCTGATGCCGCATCCCGAGGCTTATCTTTTTCCGGAAAATCATCCCAACTGGGATATTCAAAAACTGAACGGCACGCTTCCCGCGCAGGGGCTCGGCCTGAAGTTCTTCGAGAACGGCGTGAAGTATCTCGCCGGAAAGTAG